A genomic stretch from Shewanella woodyi ATCC 51908 includes:
- a CDS encoding methyltransferase domain-containing protein, translating to MKPEVVIDGVNKISDTNIVAERFSAAAKTYSRHNCLQKRSAQGLLKEMSPCGVLLDIGCGPGTDFSHFKRVVEVISLDIAPGMLEQLSINFPSYTTICADAKAIPLPENSVDTVYSNLALQWCDDLQQSFKSTGAALKSGGDYYLSVVAEGSLPELVELGFRVNSFRSMTDIVSQFDPEFWLVKSAKLEPITVYFDDLKSLLYSIKGVGASIVSDEKSSEQNLSHGIRGREDWKERLARAECIRQAKGLPLTYHIAQLHVERR from the coding sequence ATGAAACCCGAAGTAGTCATAGATGGGGTTAACAAGATAAGCGACACTAATATCGTTGCTGAGCGTTTCTCTGCTGCAGCAAAAACATACTCCCGCCATAACTGTTTGCAAAAGCGTTCAGCGCAAGGCTTACTCAAAGAGATGAGTCCTTGCGGTGTCCTGCTCGATATCGGTTGTGGACCGGGTACAGACTTTAGTCATTTTAAACGCGTAGTGGAGGTTATTAGCCTCGATATCGCGCCAGGCATGCTCGAGCAGTTGTCCATTAACTTCCCGTCTTATACAACTATCTGCGCCGATGCTAAAGCGATCCCTCTGCCTGAGAATAGTGTTGATACTGTGTATTCCAATCTCGCATTGCAGTGGTGTGACGATCTTCAACAGTCTTTTAAAAGTACTGGGGCGGCATTAAAGTCTGGAGGTGATTACTATCTCTCTGTTGTGGCCGAGGGCAGTTTACCTGAACTGGTCGAGCTGGGTTTTAGGGTGAATAGCTTCAGAAGTATGACCGATATCGTTTCACAGTTTGATCCTGAGTTTTGGTTAGTTAAGTCAGCCAAGCTTGAACCTATTACGGTTTATTTCGATGATTTAAAATCTTTGCTCTACTCCATTAAAGGGGTAGGGGCGTCGATAGTATCAGATGAGAAAAGTTCAGAGCAGAACTTGAGTCACGGCATTCGCGGCCGAGAAGATTGGAAAGAGCGGTTAGCGAGGGCGGAGTGCATACGCCAAGCTAAAGGACTTCCTTTGACCTACCATATTGCGCAGCTCCATGTAGAGAGACGATAA
- a CDS encoding glycosyl transferase, translated as MTNTSMMKKSYQALVKALGRGTKGSRSLTLEESTFLITGFYDGYGTRSQLATSLMLMRVRGETTDEIAGVTLGIQSTISPEWKTIGASIDWPCYAGKRDMLPWLLLAAKVLAKEGERVLLHGDPHSLSHRLHIARYVALLGIPVVSSPKEAKSALDGAGICYLDADHLTPLVSLFRSLHQELGLRSLFQTAIRCVNPAFAPVSLRSYFHLGLDTVHAKVAKSVALFNPESKAVRVGIFKGVQGETEVNPRIATEITIVTGNSQQGFVLPTLLEGVIGITKFTSQLETEQIAELFLSVWQRGELISHNELIPDTQRVTQLAIASVLSSLSAIYLIKGRCQCPKVATQLALKAWNDRENKLIELAKNPLLEER; from the coding sequence ATGACTAATACAAGTATGATGAAAAAGAGCTATCAGGCTTTAGTTAAAGCTTTAGGGCGGGGAACTAAAGGCTCCCGTAGCTTAACGCTTGAGGAGTCAACATTTCTCATAACTGGTTTTTATGATGGTTATGGTACCCGATCTCAATTAGCGACATCCTTGATGTTAATGAGGGTAAGGGGAGAGACAACTGATGAGATTGCTGGGGTTACTTTAGGTATCCAGTCGACAATATCCCCTGAGTGGAAAACCATAGGTGCCAGTATCGATTGGCCCTGTTATGCAGGAAAGCGTGACATGTTACCTTGGCTGCTGCTTGCGGCTAAAGTGTTAGCAAAAGAGGGTGAACGAGTACTGTTACATGGCGATCCCCACTCACTTTCCCATCGTTTACATATTGCTCGTTATGTTGCCTTACTCGGGATCCCCGTTGTTTCATCACCTAAGGAGGCAAAGTCGGCGCTGGACGGCGCTGGGATCTGCTATCTGGATGCCGATCATTTAACGCCTTTAGTTTCGCTATTTCGCTCACTGCACCAAGAATTAGGTTTACGTAGTCTTTTTCAAACCGCGATACGTTGTGTCAATCCTGCCTTTGCGCCTGTGAGCTTACGCAGTTACTTTCATCTAGGTTTAGATACAGTGCATGCCAAGGTGGCTAAATCGGTAGCGCTATTTAATCCAGAGAGTAAAGCGGTGAGAGTGGGAATTTTTAAGGGGGTGCAGGGGGAGACTGAAGTGAACCCAAGGATCGCCACTGAGATCACTATTGTCACGGGTAATAGTCAGCAGGGCTTTGTACTCCCAACGTTATTAGAGGGGGTGATTGGGATAACTAAGTTTACTTCTCAATTAGAAACAGAGCAGATTGCTGAGTTGTTTCTATCTGTTTGGCAGCGGGGTGAGCTTATTTCACATAATGAGTTGATACCGGACACTCAGAGAGTGACTCAATTGGCCATTGCGAGTGTCCTCAGTTCTTTGTCGGCGATATACCTGATTAAGGGGCGTTGTCAGTGTCCTAAAGTTGCAACTCAATTAGCGCTCAAGGCTTGGAACGATAGAGAAAACAAACTTATAGAGCTTGCTAAAAATCCGCTGCTGGAGGAGAGATAG
- the nirD gene encoding nitrite reductase small subunit NirD: protein MRWVDICDESALPRFGGIAAWCENRAVAIFNLGEQGLYAMSNTDPATGVSLLSRGLICELEGDIWVASPLHKQHYSLTSGECIEDESLRVQLYPISCEGGRVWLQTASEKSEPRVLRSAI from the coding sequence ATGAGATGGGTTGATATTTGTGATGAGAGTGCACTGCCAAGGTTTGGCGGAATTGCTGCATGGTGTGAAAACCGCGCTGTTGCCATTTTTAATTTAGGTGAGCAGGGGCTCTATGCCATGAGCAATACTGACCCTGCTACAGGAGTCAGTTTACTCTCCCGTGGACTTATCTGTGAATTGGAAGGGGATATTTGGGTCGCATCGCCACTGCATAAGCAGCACTACAGTTTAACTAGTGGTGAATGCATTGAAGATGAAAGCTTACGTGTTCAGCTTTACCCCATCAGCTGTGAAGGAGGCAGAGTTTGGCTTCAAACGGCCAGTGAAAAAAGTGAACCAAGGGTTTTAAGGAGTGCGATATGA
- the htpX gene encoding protease HtpX — translation MRIFLLIATNMAILLVASIVMSLLGVNTSTMGGLLVFAAIFGFGGAFISLAISKWMAKKTMGCEVITAPRDNTERWLVETVARQAEQAGIKMPEVAIYQSEELNAFATGPSKDNALVAVSSGLLYGMSQDEIEGVLAHEVSHVANGDMVTLTLIQGVVNTFVIFAARVVAGIIDNFVSSNDEEGEGLGMFAYMGVVFVLDMLFGILASMIVAYFSRIREFKADEGAAKLAGKEKMIAALERLRQGPATGAMPAQMSALGINGKKSMSELMMSHPPLEKRIAALRNS, via the coding sequence ATGCGTATTTTTTTATTGATTGCTACCAATATGGCAATCTTACTTGTGGCCTCTATTGTGATGTCACTTCTAGGGGTTAACACTTCAACCATGGGCGGACTGCTTGTATTCGCCGCGATTTTTGGTTTCGGTGGCGCCTTTATTAGTTTGGCAATCTCAAAGTGGATGGCTAAAAAAACCATGGGTTGTGAAGTGATAACAGCCCCTCGTGATAACACTGAGCGTTGGTTGGTTGAAACCGTTGCTCGTCAAGCCGAGCAAGCTGGCATTAAGATGCCAGAAGTGGCTATCTACCAGTCAGAAGAGCTGAACGCATTTGCGACAGGCCCAAGCAAAGATAATGCACTGGTTGCCGTCAGTAGCGGATTGCTTTATGGCATGAGCCAAGATGAGATTGAGGGTGTACTTGCTCACGAAGTAAGCCATGTTGCTAACGGTGATATGGTGACCTTAACCCTTATTCAAGGTGTAGTGAACACCTTCGTAATCTTCGCGGCCCGTGTTGTTGCCGGTATTATCGATAACTTTGTGTCGAGTAATGACGAAGAGGGTGAAGGCCTAGGCATGTTCGCATACATGGGGGTTGTCTTTGTTCTGGATATGCTATTTGGTATTCTCGCTTCTATGATCGTGGCTTACTTCTCTCGTATTCGTGAGTTTAAAGCCGATGAAGGCGCTGCTAAACTTGCCGGTAAAGAGAAGATGATTGCCGCGCTTGAGCGTTTACGTCAAGGGCCTGCAACAGGTGCCATGCCTGCCCAAATGTCTGCATTAGGCATTAACGGCAAAAAGTCTATGTCTGAACTAATGATGAGCCATCCTCCATTAGAGAAGCGTATTGCAGCACTGCGTAACAGCTAA
- the bioD gene encoding dethiobiotin synthase, whose amino-acid sequence MIYFVTGTDTDCGKTFISSALLCKAASQGRASLGLKPIASGCEETELGLRNSDALSLIAQSTIELDYEQVNPVSFKPAIAPHIAAMQTSVDISPDTVIKHLSPTLSLVNETDFCLVEGAGGWRLPLGEGAFLSQAVQSLSLPVILVVGVKLGCLNHAVLTQEAILADGLEIAGWVGNIVDADTSCIEENLASLHQLMSSPCLGVVPHLSNGSAEEAAKYLTI is encoded by the coding sequence ATGATCTATTTTGTGACAGGTACAGATACTGATTGTGGGAAAACCTTTATCTCATCGGCGCTACTTTGCAAAGCTGCGAGCCAAGGACGAGCGAGCTTAGGGCTTAAGCCTATTGCTTCGGGTTGCGAGGAGACTGAGCTGGGGCTGAGAAACAGTGATGCCTTGAGTTTAATAGCGCAATCCACTATCGAGCTAGATTACGAGCAAGTTAATCCTGTCTCCTTTAAACCTGCTATTGCGCCTCATATTGCCGCTATGCAAACTAGTGTTGATATCTCTCCTGATACAGTGATTAAGCATCTGTCACCGACACTGTCCTTAGTCAATGAGACGGACTTTTGTTTGGTTGAGGGGGCTGGTGGCTGGCGATTGCCTCTGGGAGAGGGAGCATTTCTTTCTCAAGCCGTTCAATCACTCTCGCTTCCGGTAATCTTAGTCGTGGGGGTTAAGTTAGGCTGTTTAAACCATGCTGTTTTGACTCAGGAGGCAATACTGGCCGATGGTCTAGAGATCGCTGGTTGGGTTGGCAACATTGTTGATGCAGACACCTCATGCATCGAAGAGAACTTGGCCAGTCTTCATCAGCTAATGTCATCTCCCTGTTTAGGTGTGGTCCCACATCTGTCTAATGGCTCTGCTGAAGAGGCAGCAAAATACCTGACAATCTAG
- a CDS encoding aminotransferase class I/II-fold pyridoxal phosphate-dependent enzyme produces the protein MTNKSLDALSCDRVSLSQKIEIRQAQLKEAGLLRQREKLSVTRGGSDKPAMLFSVEGVDYLNFSSNDYLGLSQSSELVEALNLSANDYGVGSGSSPLVTGYSQAHQQLEQRLCQITGHEAGLLFCSGFSANTALMKTLFDASDNVVADKLIHASIIDGLGDSKARLKRFLHNDLQSAERLLLKYQPQALVTESIFSMDGDRAPLQALSELCHQHEAWLIVDDAHGFGIDAALANKACAVNASLVDIQVVTFGKALGCQGAAILGSQALIDFLVANAREYIYSTALSPTSASLALAAVNLTQTSIQPAMTLADNIAYFRQSCATAQLNLSGSVTPIQPLIIGDADRTLKVAADLKNSGVWVGAIRPPTVPKGSARLRITITALHTRSDIDKLVSALVLALE, from the coding sequence GTGACGAATAAATCCCTAGATGCATTAAGTTGCGATCGCGTCTCTTTATCGCAAAAGATCGAGATTAGACAAGCTCAGCTTAAAGAGGCTGGGCTGCTGAGACAAAGAGAGAAGTTGAGTGTTACTCGTGGTGGCAGTGATAAGCCTGCCATGCTTTTTTCTGTTGAGGGCGTTGACTATCTTAATTTCAGTAGTAACGATTACCTTGGGTTATCTCAATCATCTGAGCTTGTTGAGGCGTTAAACCTCAGCGCTAACGACTATGGCGTGGGTAGCGGATCATCCCCCTTAGTGACAGGATACAGTCAAGCGCACCAACAGCTTGAGCAGCGTCTTTGTCAAATCACAGGCCATGAGGCGGGTTTACTTTTCTGTTCAGGCTTTAGTGCTAACACAGCCTTAATGAAGACCCTGTTCGATGCCAGTGATAATGTCGTGGCGGATAAACTGATCCACGCTTCGATTATTGATGGTTTGGGTGACAGTAAGGCTAGACTCAAACGTTTTTTACATAACGATCTGCAAAGCGCAGAACGGCTGCTGTTGAAGTATCAGCCTCAAGCCTTAGTGACAGAAAGTATCTTCAGTATGGATGGCGACAGGGCGCCGCTGCAAGCGCTGTCAGAGCTTTGTCATCAGCACGAAGCTTGGTTGATTGTTGATGATGCCCATGGTTTTGGTATTGATGCCGCGCTGGCTAATAAAGCTTGCGCAGTGAACGCCTCTCTTGTTGATATTCAAGTTGTGACCTTTGGTAAAGCGCTAGGCTGTCAAGGTGCTGCGATTCTTGGTAGCCAAGCACTTATCGACTTTTTGGTGGCCAATGCTCGTGAATATATCTATTCGACGGCGCTTTCCCCCACATCGGCAAGTCTTGCACTTGCTGCTGTCAATTTAACCCAAACGTCCATACAGCCTGCAATGACCTTGGCTGATAATATTGCCTATTTTAGACAAAGCTGCGCCACGGCTCAGCTGAATTTAAGTGGATCAGTTACACCTATCCAACCTCTGATTATTGGTGATGCTGATAGAACCTTAAAAGTGGCGGCAGATTTGAAAAATTCTGGCGTGTGGGTAGGGGCAATTCGGCCACCCACAGTGCCTAAAGGAAGTGCAAGATTAAGGATCACTATCACAGCCTTGCATACCCGTAGCGACATTGACAAATTAGTGAGCGCGTTAGTATTGGCTCTGGAGTAG
- the nirB gene encoding nitrite reductase large subunit NirB, which translates to MGCIQTTQVPDARFCRDEDDLKPKLLVVGNGMVGHHFIEQLCEQGLNERYQVEVFGAENLPAYDRVQLSKYFDSGSADSLMLASVDAYQTKGVSLHLGKEVVGLDIESRHLYTSGDETWRYDKLVLATGSYPFVPPIEGKDREKCMVYRTIDDLHAIEHAAKDATSGVVIGGGLLGLEAANALLTLGLDTHVVEFAPQLMPVQLNDKAGELLCQKIEALGVSVHTSKATTAIIEGESSTHRMTFSDGSHLETDLIVFSAGIRPQDSLARVSGLEVGERGGIAIDDYCLTSNEDIYAIGECALWQQQVFGLVAPGYQMARTVISHLLSSSKGADSAPFSGADMSTKLKLLGVDVASIGQSRGFDNAKFVELSDNQVGTYKKLWLDETGGYLKGAVLVGDVTDYNFLLNQYLSGSALTTPAIELFQQDADAPLTLNDDAVICSCHQVTKADIVARVIEGDHSLAAIKGCTKAASGCGGCSALVQQVITQTMESQGLEVSKGICCHFEHDRQSLFHLCQVESITNFSSLIKRHGKVGTSQLGIGCDICKPLAASIFATLENEYVLNQQHANLQDTNDAYLGNLQKDGSYSVVPRIAGGEISPDKLIALGEIAKKHDLYTKITGGQRIDLFGAQLSELPMIWQELVDQGFETGHAYGKSLRTVKSCVGSTWCRYGVQDSVGLAIALENRYKGLRSPHKLKFAVSGCTRECAEAQSKDIGIIASDKGWNLYVGGNGGMRPRHGDLFATDLSTKELVRFIDRILMFYSKTAARLQRTSVWLESLEGGLAYLQSVIIDDSLGLTSELESHMEKVVTSYQCEWKTSLESPEFLSRFSEYVNPEQMPAFELERYRYSRGQRFPASTPDRIPLINIPLSEDVQLAELNEV; encoded by the coding sequence ATGGGATGCATACAAACGACTCAAGTGCCAGATGCAAGGTTTTGTCGAGATGAAGATGACTTAAAGCCCAAGTTACTGGTTGTGGGTAACGGCATGGTGGGTCACCATTTTATAGAGCAGCTTTGTGAACAAGGCCTTAATGAAAGATATCAAGTGGAGGTATTTGGCGCTGAAAATCTGCCAGCCTATGACAGGGTTCAGCTCTCTAAATATTTTGACTCAGGATCTGCTGACTCTTTGATGTTGGCAAGTGTTGATGCCTATCAAACCAAAGGGGTCTCGCTTCATCTTGGCAAAGAGGTAGTGGGTCTGGATATTGAGAGCAGGCATCTATATACCTCCGGTGATGAGACGTGGCGTTATGACAAATTAGTGCTGGCAACAGGCTCTTATCCTTTTGTACCTCCTATTGAGGGAAAAGATCGTGAAAAGTGTATGGTTTATCGCACCATTGATGATCTGCACGCTATTGAACATGCGGCTAAAGATGCCACCTCTGGCGTGGTGATTGGCGGAGGACTTTTAGGGCTTGAAGCCGCAAATGCCTTGCTGACTTTGGGTTTAGATACTCATGTTGTGGAGTTCGCGCCTCAGTTAATGCCTGTACAACTTAATGACAAGGCCGGTGAGCTACTTTGCCAGAAGATTGAAGCGCTTGGGGTATCTGTTCATACCAGTAAGGCAACAACTGCCATTATTGAGGGGGAGAGCTCAACTCATCGCATGACATTCAGTGATGGTAGTCATTTAGAAACTGACTTAATCGTCTTCTCGGCTGGGATCCGTCCTCAAGATAGCCTAGCAAGAGTCAGTGGCCTTGAGGTTGGTGAGCGTGGTGGGATTGCCATTGATGACTATTGCTTAACCTCAAATGAAGATATCTATGCCATCGGTGAGTGTGCTCTCTGGCAGCAGCAAGTTTTTGGGCTGGTGGCGCCGGGCTATCAGATGGCGCGGACTGTTATCTCTCATCTGTTATCGAGCAGTAAGGGAGCTGACTCAGCTCCTTTTAGTGGCGCAGATATGAGCACTAAGCTTAAGTTGCTAGGGGTTGATGTCGCATCTATTGGCCAAAGCCGAGGCTTTGATAATGCAAAGTTTGTTGAGCTTAGTGACAATCAAGTAGGCACCTATAAAAAGCTTTGGTTGGATGAAACAGGAGGCTACCTAAAAGGGGCTGTGCTAGTCGGTGATGTGACAGATTACAACTTTCTCCTCAATCAATATCTTTCAGGTAGTGCGCTAACAACTCCCGCTATTGAACTGTTTCAACAAGATGCTGATGCCCCTTTAACGCTCAATGATGATGCCGTTATCTGCTCATGCCATCAAGTCACCAAAGCAGACATAGTTGCTAGGGTGATAGAGGGGGATCATTCTCTTGCGGCCATTAAAGGTTGCACCAAAGCGGCATCGGGCTGTGGAGGCTGTAGTGCCCTGGTCCAGCAGGTGATCACTCAAACCATGGAGTCTCAAGGTCTTGAGGTCTCTAAAGGGATATGTTGTCACTTTGAGCATGACAGACAATCACTGTTTCATCTATGCCAAGTTGAGTCTATTACTAATTTCTCCTCTTTGATAAAACGTCATGGAAAAGTGGGGACGAGCCAACTCGGAATTGGATGCGATATCTGTAAACCCCTAGCGGCATCGATTTTTGCCACCCTTGAGAATGAGTATGTTCTCAATCAGCAGCATGCCAACTTGCAAGACACTAATGACGCTTATCTGGGCAATTTACAAAAAGATGGCTCATATTCTGTGGTCCCTCGCATTGCTGGGGGAGAGATAAGCCCTGATAAATTGATAGCTCTAGGTGAGATAGCCAAAAAGCATGACTTGTATACTAAGATAACCGGTGGACAGCGTATCGATCTCTTTGGCGCACAGCTCTCCGAGCTTCCCATGATCTGGCAGGAGTTAGTGGATCAGGGGTTTGAAACTGGCCATGCTTACGGCAAGTCACTTCGAACAGTGAAATCCTGTGTCGGCAGCACTTGGTGCCGATATGGTGTACAAGACTCGGTGGGTTTAGCGATAGCCCTTGAGAATCGCTATAAAGGCTTGAGATCGCCACACAAGTTAAAGTTTGCGGTATCGGGTTGTACTCGAGAGTGTGCAGAAGCGCAGAGTAAAGATATTGGCATTATTGCCAGCGATAAAGGCTGGAATCTTTATGTTGGTGGCAATGGAGGGATGAGGCCAAGACATGGGGATCTGTTTGCAACCGATCTTAGCACCAAAGAGTTAGTGCGCTTTATCGATCGGATCTTGATGTTTTATTCCAAAACAGCTGCACGTTTGCAGCGTACCTCTGTTTGGCTTGAATCCCTCGAAGGTGGGCTAGCCTATCTTCAATCTGTGATTATCGATGACAGCTTAGGTCTGACATCAGAGCTTGAGAGCCATATGGAGAAAGTGGTTACTAGCTATCAATGTGAGTGGAAAACCAGTCTAGAGAGTCCAGAGTTTTTATCTCGATTTAGTGAATACGTAAATCCTGAACAGATGCCTGCATTTGAGTTAGAGCGGTATCGATACAGTCGTGGCCAACGTTTCCCTGCTTCCACACCTGACAGAATTCCTTTGATCAATATTCCTCTTAGTGAAGATGTTCAATTGGCTGAATTAAATGAAGTTTAA
- the cctA gene encoding tetraheme c-type cytochrome CctA, giving the protein MSKKILSALFGVGLAALALSPAVMAEPQELAEMHAEMDGCEACHADGEPSADGAYEFEQCQSCHGTLAEMDAVHQPHEGNLTCADCHAPHDMNVGDKPGCDSCHDDGRTSESTLK; this is encoded by the coding sequence GTGAGCAAAAAAATATTAAGTGCGCTGTTTGGTGTAGGTTTAGCTGCACTAGCTTTATCACCAGCTGTGATGGCTGAACCACAAGAGCTTGCTGAGATGCATGCAGAGATGGATGGCTGTGAAGCATGTCATGCAGATGGCGAGCCATCTGCTGATGGAGCTTATGAGTTTGAGCAGTGCCAAAGCTGTCACGGAACACTGGCTGAGATGGACGCTGTTCATCAACCCCATGAAGGCAATCTAACGTGCGCCGATTGCCATGCCCCCCATGACATGAATGTTGGTGACAAGCCAGGATGCGATAGTTGTCATGATGATGGCCGTACATCTGAGTCGACACTTAAATAG
- the cobA gene encoding uroporphyrinogen-III C-methyltransferase: MKTADVIKLDLNRYSSTPPKVAIVGAGCGEVELLTLKAARYISKADVIIYDSLVCEEILTLASSRCAMHFVGKRCGQPSAKQDEINALLVASARGGGFVVRLKGGDPNIFGRGCEEALYLAESGIKSEFVPGVTAALGCAASAGIPLTHRGVARSVTFVTGRVFDNSAQSWSALLCAETSLVFYMGKEQAGNIAKGLLAAGASIELPMAFITNGARVDQDVVYAKLGSMAMVAQRLVVEGPTLIIVGEVVNVAQTLSELVLSIEERGSQRVSEHSDNQMNPSRLVR; this comes from the coding sequence GTGAAAACAGCTGATGTGATTAAACTTGATTTAAATCGGTATAGCAGTACTCCACCTAAGGTGGCGATTGTAGGAGCGGGGTGTGGCGAGGTGGAGCTATTGACGTTAAAAGCGGCTCGATATATCTCAAAAGCCGATGTCATTATCTACGACAGTTTAGTGTGTGAGGAGATCCTAACATTAGCATCCTCTCGATGTGCTATGCATTTTGTCGGTAAGCGTTGTGGTCAGCCCAGTGCTAAGCAAGATGAGATAAATGCGCTATTGGTCGCTAGTGCAAGGGGGGGCGGTTTTGTGGTTCGCTTGAAAGGAGGTGATCCGAATATTTTCGGTCGTGGTTGCGAGGAGGCACTTTATCTAGCTGAGAGCGGAATTAAGAGCGAGTTTGTTCCGGGAGTGACGGCGGCACTTGGCTGCGCAGCCAGTGCAGGGATCCCTTTGACACACAGAGGCGTGGCACGCTCTGTGACCTTTGTGACCGGGCGTGTGTTTGATAACAGTGCCCAAAGCTGGAGCGCACTTCTCTGCGCCGAAACAAGCTTAGTTTTTTATATGGGCAAGGAGCAGGCAGGTAACATTGCGAAGGGGCTATTGGCTGCGGGGGCAAGCATTGAGCTACCTATGGCATTTATCACTAATGGCGCTCGAGTAGATCAGGATGTGGTTTACGCCAAATTAGGGAGTATGGCGATGGTGGCGCAGAGACTGGTTGTTGAGGGGCCCACCTTGATAATTGTCGGAGAGGTCGTCAATGTCGCTCAGACACTATCAGAGCTGGTTTTGAGTATTGAAGAGAGAGGTTCACAGCGAGTATCTGAGCATAGTGATAATCAAATGAATCCATCACGTTTGGTGAGGTGA
- a CDS encoding ANTAR domain-containing protein, with translation MRLLIVSEGNKLDFANVSSYLKSEVELLISSSLSELERISLDIENDVLLLSVTTFTQRELAFLQRLIAFSAIPLLINAQSWQADDLKSLLTCGRVTFVPGQLEMSRLNDLLVLAKLRYELAEQQLQEISTLQGCLQEQKQMARVKSKLQATGLSESQAHQLLQKEAMKQGIPLAQLVKQFL, from the coding sequence ATGAGATTGTTGATTGTCTCTGAGGGGAATAAACTCGACTTTGCTAACGTTTCATCTTATTTGAAAAGTGAGGTTGAATTGCTCATATCTTCAAGTTTAAGCGAACTTGAGCGAATCTCCTTAGATATTGAAAATGATGTCTTGCTGTTATCTGTGACGACTTTCACCCAAAGGGAGTTGGCTTTTCTGCAAAGGTTAATCGCATTTTCGGCTATTCCTCTACTGATAAACGCGCAAAGTTGGCAAGCAGACGATCTTAAAAGCTTGTTAACGTGCGGCCGTGTTACATTCGTGCCAGGCCAGTTAGAGATGAGCCGTTTAAATGACTTACTTGTGTTGGCAAAATTAAGGTACGAACTCGCAGAGCAGCAACTTCAAGAGATCAGTACTCTGCAAGGCTGTTTACAAGAGCAGAAGCAGATGGCGAGAGTAAAGTCTAAGCTTCAGGCTACAGGACTCTCTGAGTCTCAAGCTCACCAACTGCTACAAAAGGAGGCCATGAAGCAAGGGATCCCATTGGCTCAATTGGTAAAGCAGTTTCTTTAA